A region of Haloplanus sp. XH21 DNA encodes the following proteins:
- a CDS encoding branched-chain amino acid ABC transporter permease produces MSYIDRTKVAFGDASGSAKVILTGAVIAFLLPAVLSPYFAFLAAQYYLFALLALSLGLLWGYVGILSFGQAAFFGLGAYIMAWSFQYTFVPGINPAYVALVLAPLVTGGIAGVLGLFLFYSDVKDVYFVIITLALSVILEQLAVSVTSVFGGFNGIYLPRMAVSIPGVFNYQLSNDRLFYYVALLALVGGYLVCRRIVRSDFGETLLAIKENEARTKSLGYNTARYKTLVFMVAGALASVAGALYATLAQFVSPPVTGFVLSTEVVIWVAVGGRGLLLGAITGGILINAASTGLSSLVADRYILILGLIFIAVVVTFRKGVVGYVADRYDWGEKL; encoded by the coding sequence ATGTCGTATATCGACCGAACGAAAGTCGCGTTTGGTGACGCATCGGGGTCGGCGAAAGTGATACTGACTGGTGCCGTGATCGCGTTCCTTCTCCCGGCAGTGTTGAGTCCGTATTTCGCCTTCCTCGCCGCACAGTACTACCTGTTCGCACTGTTGGCGCTGAGTCTCGGACTCCTGTGGGGCTACGTTGGCATCCTCAGCTTCGGCCAGGCAGCCTTCTTCGGCCTCGGCGCATATATCATGGCGTGGTCGTTCCAGTACACGTTCGTCCCGGGCATCAACCCGGCGTACGTGGCCCTGGTACTGGCGCCGCTAGTCACGGGCGGGATCGCCGGCGTACTCGGCCTGTTCCTGTTCTACTCGGACGTGAAAGACGTCTACTTCGTCATCATCACACTCGCGCTGTCGGTGATCCTCGAACAGCTCGCGGTCAGCGTGACGAGCGTCTTCGGCGGCTTCAACGGCATCTACCTGCCACGGATGGCCGTCTCGATTCCCGGCGTGTTCAACTACCAGCTCAGCAACGACCGCCTGTTTTACTACGTCGCCCTGCTCGCGCTCGTCGGCGGATATCTCGTCTGTCGACGCATCGTCCGCTCCGACTTCGGCGAGACGCTGCTCGCCATCAAGGAAAACGAGGCCCGGACGAAGAGTCTCGGGTACAACACGGCGCGCTACAAGACGCTGGTGTTCATGGTCGCGGGCGCGCTCGCCAGCGTCGCCGGCGCCCTGTACGCCACGCTCGCACAGTTCGTCTCGCCGCCGGTGACCGGGTTCGTCCTCTCGACGGAAGTGGTCATCTGGGTCGCGGTCGGCGGCCGGGGACTACTTCTGGGAGCCATCACGGGTGGAATCCTGATCAACGCCGCGTCGACGGGACTGAGCTCGCTGGTCGCGGACCGGTACATCCTGATCCTCGGCCTGATATTCATCGCAGTGGTTGTGACCTTCCGGAAAGGCGTCGTCGGCTACGTCGCCGACCGGTACGACTGGGGTGAGAAACTGTGA
- the urtE gene encoding urea ABC transporter ATP-binding subunit UrtE — protein MVLDIDALNVSYGETRIINDLSLHCEEDEILAVLGRNGMGKTTLLKSIAGALEPDSGTITFRGEDVTDLSSHERARRGITLIPQGREIFPDLTIDENLQMGTYAVGDRQPVDREQIYEYFPILEERLEQKGGTLSGGQQQMLAIARGLITNPKLILLDEPSEGIQPSIVEEIGEIIPEIHRNEGIPVVLVEQNIDLVFAIADRGYVIENGRIVESGSIEELQDDDLIKEHIGI, from the coding sequence ATGGTACTCGACATCGACGCACTGAACGTCTCGTACGGGGAGACCCGAATCATCAACGACCTCTCGCTGCACTGCGAGGAGGACGAAATCCTCGCCGTCCTCGGGCGCAACGGGATGGGCAAGACGACGCTCCTGAAAAGCATCGCCGGCGCGCTCGAACCGGATTCGGGGACGATCACGTTCCGGGGTGAAGACGTGACCGACCTCTCGTCGCACGAACGCGCGCGCCGGGGGATCACGCTCATTCCACAGGGGCGCGAGATCTTCCCCGACCTCACCATCGACGAGAACCTCCAGATGGGAACGTACGCCGTGGGCGACCGGCAGCCGGTCGACCGCGAGCAGATCTACGAGTACTTCCCGATTCTGGAGGAACGACTCGAACAGAAGGGTGGGACGCTCAGCGGCGGCCAACAGCAGATGCTCGCCATCGCGCGCGGGCTGATAACCAACCCCAAACTCATCCTCCTCGACGAGCCATCGGAGGGGATCCAGCCCTCGATCGTCGAGGAGATTGGCGAGATCATCCCGGAGATCCACCGGAACGAGGGCATTCCCGTCGTCCTCGTCGAACAGAACATCGACCTCGTGTTCGCGATAGCCGACCGGGGCTACGTCATCGAAAACGGCCGGATCGTCGAGTCGGGGAGCATCGAGGAACTGCAGGACGACGATCTCATCAAGGAACACATCGGTATCTGA
- a CDS encoding ATP-binding cassette domain-containing protein, whose product MSAILRTVDLVKEFDGVVATDHLDYEMPEGEIQCIIGPNGAGKTTFFNLITGVLTPDSGQIYFDGEDITGEDIHEIAQRGMVRKYQTPSVYDEMSVRRNIRIAFGEDKPADGEARLTEILDLIELADRVDEPAGALDHGTKQWLEIGMVLANDPRLILLDEPTAGMTTDETMRTADLITSINEQEETSLIAIEHDIEFVRRLSSPVTVLHQGSVLAQGPVEEIEENEEVQNVYLGSG is encoded by the coding sequence GTGAGCGCAATCTTGCGTACCGTGGACCTAGTCAAGGAGTTCGACGGCGTCGTCGCCACGGACCATCTCGACTACGAGATGCCGGAAGGGGAGATTCAGTGCATCATCGGTCCCAACGGGGCCGGGAAGACAACGTTCTTCAACCTCATCACCGGCGTCCTGACCCCCGATTCCGGACAGATTTACTTCGACGGAGAGGACATCACGGGGGAGGATATTCACGAAATCGCCCAACGCGGGATGGTCCGGAAGTATCAGACCCCCTCGGTGTACGACGAGATGAGCGTGCGGCGAAACATCCGCATCGCGTTCGGTGAGGACAAGCCAGCAGACGGAGAGGCACGACTGACGGAGATTCTGGATCTCATCGAACTGGCGGACCGCGTCGACGAGCCGGCCGGGGCGCTCGACCACGGCACGAAACAGTGGCTCGAAATCGGCATGGTGCTCGCGAACGACCCGCGTCTCATCTTGCTCGACGAGCCGACCGCGGGCATGACGACCGACGAAACGATGCGAACGGCGGACCTGATCACGTCCATCAACGAACAGGAAGAGACGTCGCTCATCGCCATCGAACACGACATCGAATTCGTCAGACGACTGTCCTCGCCGGTTACGGTCCTCCACCAGGGATCGGTCCTCGCACAGGGCCCCGTCGAGGAAATCGAGGAGAACGAGGAGGTACAGAACGTGTATCTCGGGAGTGGATGA
- a CDS encoding MBL fold metallo-hydrolase, with protein sequence MRVTLLGTGDTTGTPTVGCECATCRRARELDVERSRFSVHVENDRTGESLLVDCSPDFRHQFLTQDVPLPDAALVTHIHFDHLDGLGNAYRVFDNLPVHAANVTDPATDESVADTIRRKYDYLDRVTVHNQTPSERFRICGLDVRFVPVDHPPLRCYGVVIEDPETGAKCSLTGDTSYDIPEASRAALADPDLLLADAIVPASVCEHHPLGGKDHDDEGVPRTFGTKHMTREGALDLAAELGATRTRLVHLAHFYPADEAFEDPLAVDGEVYELE encoded by the coding sequence ATGCGGGTGACGCTCCTTGGCACCGGCGACACGACGGGGACGCCGACCGTCGGGTGTGAGTGTGCCACCTGCCGGCGCGCTCGGGAACTCGATGTCGAACGCTCGCGCTTCTCGGTCCACGTCGAAAACGATCGGACGGGCGAGTCGCTGCTGGTGGACTGCAGCCCCGATTTCAGACACCAGTTTCTCACCCAGGACGTGCCCCTGCCCGACGCCGCGTTGGTGACCCATATCCACTTCGACCATCTCGATGGGTTGGGAAACGCGTATCGCGTCTTCGATAACCTACCCGTCCACGCGGCGAACGTCACCGATCCGGCCACCGACGAGAGCGTCGCGGACACCATCCGCCGGAAATACGACTATCTCGACCGGGTGACCGTCCACAACCAGACCCCGAGCGAACGGTTCCGCATCTGTGGCCTGGACGTTCGGTTCGTTCCCGTCGATCACCCACCGCTCCGGTGTTACGGCGTCGTCATCGAAGACCCCGAAACGGGGGCGAAATGCTCGCTTACGGGCGATACGAGCTACGACATTCCGGAGGCGTCGCGGGCGGCGCTCGCGGATCCCGACCTCCTGCTGGCCGACGCCATCGTCCCCGCGTCGGTGTGCGAGCATCATCCGCTCGGCGGCAAAGACCACGACGACGAGGGCGTGCCGCGGACGTTCGGCACGAAACACATGACTCGCGAGGGGGCGCTCGACCTGGCGGCCGAACTCGGCGCCACGCGGACGCGGCTGGTGCATCTGGCGCATTTCTATCCGGCCGACGAAGCGTTCGAGGACCCGCTCGCCGTCGACGGCGAAGTGTACGAGCTTGAATGA